A region from the bacterium genome encodes:
- a CDS encoding FG-GAP repeat protein, protein DQNQDGYADWMVSSPGSLGSPLDDRVDLFYGGSPPSQNPYLTFMPREGAEAPYMYNRRPIGDFNSDGQIDWVIGYWMSGLDSVVFEFHGGGLVVDTFPEAVLSVPYEVGRSRLARLGDHNGDGFDDIYYHYNDLDQTYIYFGAADWNMSVDLTNRGEPVGSGNSDPMFEVFGDFNGDGYDDYFVQRVNGVDDSTLIYLGGVEPDTVADFVWFGNFAFPATLSADLNSDGAADLAVSRDPRTIDVHLGGADISPTPLFLLDYQGCNNVAHGIASAGDYNRDGFEDLVIVNEPCANGFGKLCLWLGGFWLNSDVQLWRAIGVGDVNGDGVDDLAIGCQGDVLNSRRGKVVILSGDTTLRVPVGELPPVAEEFSLYLYPNPANGYVQIEFEHNNVHGSADVGIYNLLGQMIDRIPLSGGMSSVNYNASHLASGVYLVRANSQTNYVTQKLVVLK, encoded by the coding sequence CCCTACTTAACGTTTATGCCAAGAGAAGGAGCCGAAGCTCCTTACATGTATAATCGCAGACCGATTGGCGACTTCAACAGTGATGGACAGATTGACTGGGTTATTGGGTATTGGATGTCGGGTCTTGATAGTGTTGTCTTTGAATTTCATGGCGGAGGGCTTGTCGTAGACACATTTCCCGAAGCAGTCTTGAGTGTTCCATACGAAGTCGGGCGTAGCAGGTTAGCGCGCTTGGGCGATCACAACGGCGACGGATTTGATGACATCTACTACCACTATAACGATCTTGATCAAACCTACATCTACTTTGGTGCGGCAGACTGGAACATGTCCGTCGACTTAACCAACAGAGGAGAACCTGTTGGATCGGGCAACTCAGATCCGATGTTTGAAGTGTTTGGTGACTTCAATGGTGATGGGTATGATGACTATTTCGTTCAGCGTGTCAACGGTGTGGATGACTCAACTCTCATATACTTAGGTGGCGTAGAGCCCGATACAGTTGCAGACTTCGTATGGTTCGGCAATTTTGCTTTTCCCGCCACGCTTTCCGCCGATCTGAACAGCGACGGTGCGGCGGATCTGGCGGTTAGCCGCGATCCAAGGACAATAGATGTGCATTTGGGGGGTGCAGATATTTCCCCAACTCCGCTTTTTTTACTCGATTATCAAGGGTGCAACAATGTTGCACATGGTATCGCATCAGCAGGCGACTATAATCGCGATGGGTTCGAGGATTTGGTGATTGTGAATGAACCCTGCGCGAACGGTTTCGGTAAGCTGTGTCTATGGCTGGGCGGTTTCTGGTTGAACTCAGACGTGCAATTGTGGCGAGCAATAGGAGTTGGCGACGTGAACGGGGACGGTGTGGATGATTTGGCCATTGGTTGTCAGGGGGACGTCTTGAACAGCCGCCGAGGAAAGGTGGTCATTTTGTCGGGCGACACGACTTTGCGTGTTCCGGTGGGTGAACTTCCGCCGGTAGCGGAAGAGTTTTCTTTATACCTTTACCCTAACCCGGCGAATGGGTACGTGCAGATTGAGTTCGAGCACAACAATGTCCACGGTAGCGCGGACGTCGGGATTTACAACCTGCTCGGACAGATGATTGATCGTATTCCACTGTCTGGAGGAATGTCATCGGTCAATTACAATGCTTCACACCTGGCCAGCGGGGTTTATCTGGTTCGCGCAAATAGTCAGACAAATTATGTTACCCAAAAATTGGTGGTCCTGAAATAA